The DNA window CCGCCTGGTGCTCCAGCACCGCCACGCGCCATCCATGGCACCGCTGTTAACGCCCACCTACGGCTCCATCCGCATGGCCGGCTGGTGCGTCCTCCGTTGGCGCCCCAactccgtcgccggcgacgtggtcgCCGAATTGCCGCCTGGAGCTCCagcaccgccgctcgccatcgacggcgccgccgttaATGCCCACCCCCTGCTCCACCCGCGTGGTCAGCTGGTGCGCCCTCCACCGACGTCCCCTCCGTCGCGGGCCCTCTACAGTCGCCGCCTTCATCGCCGGCCGTCGATCCCGAGTCCGGACCTTCATTCTATCCATCTGCTGCTTCGGAGGAGCAAAGAGACAAAGATGGGTGCAAAGAGCTTGTTAACTTGGTCATGTCTGGCTGTGGAGTGTGGTAGAATCATCTTCTACGTGGTAAGAATCggatgatacctgataggtatcatcttCTATGTtgtaagaatcgcatgatacctaaTAGTTATTATCTaatacctcacaagtatcacctgatacgtggtagaatcgcatgatacctggtAGGTATCACCGATACTGGCtaggtatcaggacctgatacaTCGCAAGCATCACCCATCATgtggtaagaatcgcatgatactgGTTAGATATTAGGACCTGATACCAACCCAGTATCATCCCATTTTTGAACGAGATACCGGTATATAACAGCCCTCAAAAAATAGTACAATTTGAGTTCCTCAACTATTTTTAGGTTGGATGTGATACGTGTCCCTCAATTGTAAAACTTAGGTATTTAATTactcctccaactattaaaatcaTGCAAAACGACTCACTCGACTGGTTTTGAGGGTGTTTTGGCTAACATGACGTCTATATGGCAGCCAAATCACCAAGGGAAATAAAAATAGAGAGTGGGATCCAAATGTAACCGAATGggaaaaatttaaaattgtagGGCCTCTATGTCAGCACCCACTCTTCTTTTCCCCTATGTTCCTTTTCTGTTTGCCGCCTAGTGGTGTAAGGTTGGTAGTGAGCTCTCTCGACTCTGCAACGACTCGTGAGTCTTAGGATGGAAGCTACAAAAGAGGGGAGCTGTTGCTTGTTCCGTCTCTATTCCTCCCACTCAGAAGGAGCCTTCGAGTCCCGCACCTTGCCACAACGAGGATGGGAGGTGCGACGTGAGGACGAGGAGATGTTCGTGCTAACGGAGCCAATGACACTAGCACTGAGGAGTACTCGAGGAAGGAGGAACCTAGATGTGTGTATAAGCAGTGAGGAGTACTCGAGGAAGGAGGAACAAGGAGGAACTCTACACGTCATGGTGCAGTTCGAGGACGGCGCAAGGGTGATCCACTGGTGTCATCTTACATCATCGAGGTTTGCTCAAGATTGTTTGTGTAGCGAtgagataaagagagagagaggggggaaaatCATCGTCAGTACTATCGAGGGAGTTATTTTACaccagttttaatagttagaGGCATTAGTTACCTGGTTTTGCGATTGAGTATATGAATCAGATCCAACCTATATTTGAGGGACTCATATTGAACTTTTTTTCTCGCTATCAATGGTAGCTATCCAAATTAGGCCCATACAAAATGTTACTACCACGCAGATGGCCGAGAGAatttactatttgccactctctcGAAATGCCAGTGCTCAAATACCACTCTCCCAAATTTTTATTCTCAAATACCacccgggcccacatgtcagcctcactcaGCATCGGGTCCCGCATCACTTTTGTTTGAATGGAGAGTGAGATTGACATGTGAGCCCGGATGGCATTTGGGAATGAAAATTTGGGAGAGTGGTATTTGAGCACTGGCATTTgagagagtggcaaatagtaaatTCCCCCGCAGATGGCCCGAGCACCACATCGACATCTGTGAAGCGGACCATGAGGCTGACCAGCCGAGCCGACCACCATTCGCCGGAACCCTAACCCGCCAAAACCCAAAATCAAAATCGCCATCTCGGCgaagaaatccccaaatccacCGGCGAAGCCCCACCAAACCGATGGCGtcccacgccgccgtcgtcgagatcatcgacgacgacgacgacgtcgccgccgcctccacccctcCCGCCCTCCACAAGCGCTCCCatgcggtcgccgccgccgcccccgatTCCCCCGACGccttctccccttcccctccagaCCCGAAGCGGCGGCAGCTCGCGGCGTCAACCATCGTGCTCGACGACACCCCCACCCCTCCgaagcggcggccgccgccggtagCTGCCGACCGGTCCGCCTCCGTGGTGGCAGATACGCCCCGGTCGTTCGTGCCGTGCTCGCTCCGCAACCGCGCCATTGCTGGTGATACGCCCGATTCTGTTCTCCCGAGCCCGTCGTTCCACCTCGACGCTCCCGATTCCGCGACCCCTGGCTCGGATGTCCCGTGCTCCGTCGGGCTTGACGACATTGTTCCTGAGACCCCGGGCTTCAACTCCCCACGCTTGGCTCGTCCCCCGGCCGTGCCTGGCTTGACGTCTCCTATGACCGCGAGGAAATTTTCTGGTGAAGTTTCTTAACTATTAGATGCATTCCTTTCGAGTTTTCATGAATTCTACCGGCCTAGGTTAAGCTCATTTGGCTTCATCCATTGAATTTGCCGTGTGGCAAAATAGACAAGGATTAGGTCCAGTTCTAGTCATGGAGCGTTGGAGCTTGTAGCTCATTTCTGTGTTCTTTTTCTTGGCCtttatcatttttcaatatagcTATTCTTGGTGATTTATGGCAGGGGTTTCTATACAGTTTTGAGAAAACTTGTTTGCAACATTCTGAATCGATTTGTTGGGTCATTTTGGTTTTAACATCAGGTGGAATCAGACCTAAATCCTAATGATTGCAAACATTTCGATGATTAATCTGTCCTTAATAGTAGTTTGGAATTACCAATAAACAAAGTGTATCTGACTATTCTTTCGAGCATCATTTGTTTCTTTACTCTACTTGATATATGAAGGGTCCTTAAACCTTAAGTTACATGTTGGACCCAAATGACACCTGTCAATGTTTAGAAAGTGGCACAGATTTTTATCAGGAGGAGGGggcagagattttttttcttaaaaaaaaactccactAACTATTGCTTTGTTGACAACACAGCATGTCCacttgtaactttttttttgggttaagaTTTATCTCCACCCTGCTTTCTTATGTGGGAGGCAACTGAGTGATCACATTGATTAGTAGATGACAgcatgtttaatatttattatgGTTCTTATGTGGAGTAACTCTTTCTTTCTATTTTACAGGAGTATCTTGTCCAATATCTCTGGATAGTGATGACGAATTGGATGACACTGTATACAGGGAGTCTTTAACCAGGACGCCAAGCAATATGGCGAAGCCAGAACACGCAATTCAGCCTTGTACTACTTCCTGTACTGATAAAGTTGAGAATGCAAAAAGTACAGATAAGAAGGATTATTCAAAATCAAATGTTGGATATCAAACAAACAAttctgcatgcaaaaataatgGTAAGAAAAACCTAAAGTGAggacaataaaaataaaatatttgacactcaTATGTGTTGTAAAATCCTTTTAGTATACATCTGGTTGTAAACAATGTAGATAACACATTATTGTTTAGTGTATTGACTATGTATGCTTTTGTTAGGAACAACCAGCTACAATCAACCCCCTCGTGCTAATTCTCCTTGTGAAGATTCTACCTTGAAGGAGGCTGATCCTTCTATCAATAACCATTGTCCGCAGGTATGTTAACCTAAGTGGTTTGTAATTTGATGTTATAAACGTTGaagcatatttttatattttctaggCAGAAATGTCATGGAAATGATATTTGACTGAATCGGAAGAATGTATGACCTAGTATGCCGTTAGGCATGTTAAATTACGATTACGCTGTTGGAGATCATATTGTAGTTTTAGGTGTAATTAATTGTTATGTGAGTGGAAATAGCTGAGACTTAAGATTATACAACAAAGATATTGATCAATCCAAAAGACAAAAGTTACACCTTAATAGCTGTATATGTATACTAACAAAAAAGGAGATGTCTTGTTTTTGAAGGAAGAAAATGCCCTACCGATtgaagaaaggaagaagaaacaaCAGGTGTGGCATAAAGAAAATCTTCTTGTTTCAAGTTTCACAAATTATAGGTTTAGCTTTGAAATTCTTGTTCTTGCATGATATAGGAAGAGAAGAGactaaagaaggaaaagaaagccagagaaatcgaagaaaaaaaacaaaaacgacTGGTTTGAAATCTAACAGAAgtgtatttatttattcatgCCATGATCTAGAGATTAACAGAGCATATTGTTTATTTCTAGGAAACCAAAAAGCAAAAGGAAGCTATGAAAGCTGAACTAGCAGAATTGAAGAAgctggagaaagaaaaaaagaagtgggAATCAGGGAAGTTAGCTACAAAATGTATTGTTGCTGAGATTGACTCAAGTGTTATTGAAAGTGGCTCAGTTGGAGGTGTGTTAAACAAAAGTAAGTTAATTAATACTAGTAATGTTTGTTCATTGTCTCACCTTTCTCCACTGCTCGGATTTCCAAACAGGTCATCTTGTGCAAGGATTTCATGAGAAGGGCCTTTGTTTTCGAGTAACATCTAATTCAATCAAGGGGTCAATTTTATGGAAGATGCAAATTCCTAATGAGTTTACCCAGGTACCGCTTACAGGATAACTTGTTTCCTTTGTTTACCTTTTTCCATTAGAAATTGCATCCCTTTATTGGTTCTTCAAATGTTTTGTTGGCCTCAACCTTATTCTGGCATGCGTACGTTGGTAAAACTTGCGCCTccaaagtaaaagaaaaaaaatgatatatttctACTTAAACGGTTGGTTTCATCCTTATAACCAACGCACAAATGCGTTCCGGGTGTTTTTAAAGAGAGCTGCCTGTGTAATTGAACAGCCAATGCTGCTTCCTCAGGCCCAACTCCTAAAGAAGATACTTTTATTCACATGATAGTTAATCAATCATGTTCAATCAGTGGTTTCGTTGTACCTAGTTAGATGTGGAGTGTTTTCCCAAGCCAATGGCTGCTAACACATTCAGTCAAACTTGATACTTTGTCCATTTTGCTAAATTGGCTGAGTATGTGCAAAGAATATTACCATTATACCATACAGAGGCGATCTGCCACTCTCAGAATGAACAATTACACATCATAGTAAATTTATAATTCTGTTAGCTTATGGGAAAATTGAAAGGGTTAAATTTCAGAAGTATCAACACCAAAATCGTTTTACTGTAGATGAGCATGAATGGTTGCAAAATGCATTCACAGTGATGTGGTATCAACCATAAATTCTAGACAGAAAGTTAGAGTTGATCAAAGAATGGGTAGTCAGGTAGAAGGTTCTCTTATAGAATTCATCACCCTTTGCTGCTTTCATGTTTTGCTTTGAAGAAATTAAACCATTTTTATGGGGTGCCAGCagataaatctagataaaaaaaatctcctatTTGATGTATATATACAGTTCCACAAAAAGTCACGGAAGACTGCGCATTTGACTGGTATCTTCTTGTTTTCTCTGTGTAAATACTGGCGACACAGGAAAAATATCCTAAAGTGCCATACATTTGTGCAGGACCAAGCTTCAACATCACAAGTGCCATATATTCTCTTTGTGCTTCAAGCTGAGGAATTCTGCGATCTTGTAAGTGGTGGTACATTACTGGATCATGTTCAGAAAGTTCGAAGACAGTATCCAGAATTCACAATTTGCTACGTTACTAATAAACTGATGAGCTTCATAAAAAGACGGTTAGTTCCTGGAAGTATGGATTATCATATATTTACTGTTCTTTTGGTCTGAACTCTGCTTTAAATTCTGATTTTGTGTTCAAATCATGTTGGTTTTTCTTAGTGCATGTAAGTTCAGTGGCAGTCAACATTAGTtttgtgtgctaatgtttcttaATTGTCATTAGTCTATTTTTGCTTGAACTATACGATCACATAGTTTTGGACTGCTGGTACTTTATGGCTAACGAAAAGCAGCATTTCTGAGAAAAAGCATTGTACTCGCTccgtttcacattataagacgTCTTGGCATCTCAATCCATCATCTAGATTCACTAACGTATATATGAACTTGGACACATATGAAGCACATACATGGATCCATGCAtgaatctattcaaaatccaaaatgtcttataatgtgaaacagaggaagtaatatgTAATATGTTGCACTGTTCACACCATGACAAACACATACGCACAAGACTGGAGAAATATGCATGACTCTCAAGGTTTGGAAGGAAAACATAGTTATGTGAGGTATTGTTTGTGTTTGCCTATCGTCCTGCTAAAATCACCTTCTTTTCATGCCAGCGAGCAGAATCAGTACAACAAGGCCACATCAAATTCTAATAGTTGGAAGCGTCCACCAGTGGAAGAGGTCTGTTTGCAATGCTATCAATTTCTGTTCTGAACTATTACTGTATCCTGAAATGTCTCATATTCTTTTAGGCCTTATGCAAATTAGCGACACACTATGCTAGAGTGCGCTCAAGGCACTGCACAGATGAAGCTGAAGTGACAGAGCATATTGTTGGCTTGACATATAGTCTTGCGAATTGCAAGTTCAGGCAAGTTACGTTTGACAATATAAATACTTTTAACACATTCTTCTGGCCAATATTGTGCCTTTCACGCACATTTGGTGCagaaatatttttgttgtttcacTCAATGAACAACCAAGTCCATGTTTTGATACTGTCCCCTGCTGACTGTTCTGCAGGAAACCATTGACATGGTTATCTGTGCATGCTAATGGTTCAAATATTTCTAAAGGTTGCGTTGATAAAGATCGGATTAAGAAAAGTGCCTGGTAAGTTGTGCTTAGAACTGTATACTGAACCAAATTTCCATTTGTTGCTGTATGCTTTGCCTTTTTGTGTCCACTAATTGAAATAATGTTCCTTTCTCTATATACAGTACATTAGATGATTAGAAGAAGCACATTTCACAGTTTTCATCTTGTGTACAAGGTTTACTTGCAGTTTGCAAAGTATGGTGTTGATTCAAGTTCTGAACCAGCATTTCTGAATATTTCTATTTGGTTGTTGCTAAACTGATGATCCTCTATGAAATCTAGCCTAGCCTGTCTAGGTACCTCAGATACATTTAGTATTTGATCTAATTCTTTCCTTTGGTACTTTGGTACAATCAAATCGAATTGTTCAAATCAGAACTGACAGTGTTTGTAATCCAACCTTGTCTATAAATATTTTGTGGCACTTCTTTTCTTTGTAGATGACATCATCTATTCAGCCAACATCGGATATCAGCCAAGCTTGGTTGATGTTGGTTTGCAAGCTATATTTACATTAACGGTTTAGCATGGTGGTTAAGTGATGCTTCTGTGGACCCGTGGATGGAGACCATGCATGGACTTTTGGATTTTCGGATTGTGTGGCCTTTAATTTTTTCTGATTTTATAGTAGAGATGTTCTGACTATGTGCTACCTATTTTAATTGTGACAACTTGATAATTTTGGTCCCCCGTACTTTTGACAGTTCTAGCTCCCAACTATGCATTCGAATATAGTGTTCTTGGTTTCTTGACAGTTAATGATTTGTAGAGTGTCACTATGCTAATTCTTCAAATCATCTGTAACAGGCTGAAGTCTTTAGTTGCTATTCCCGGAGTCAGTCCAGGACAAGCTATTGCAATTGAGAAGAAGTACCCGTCCATGAGATCACTACTGAATGTGTATATGGATGACAGTAAATCTGTGAGTGCTGCCCTTTTGACAGGTTCTAAATAAGACTAAAAGCTAGGCATTGGCTTTTCGGTTTTCTTGACAGGTTCTTTGACAGGTTCATGAAAAAGAACATTTGCTTGAAGACTTGAGGTTGGAAGGTCCTCTGGGTGATTTTAAGAGAAGGCTCGGACCAGCATGCTCTAAAAAAGTGTACACAATTCTCATGGCACAAAATGGAGCGGCAGAAGTGGAAGTTGATAGGCGTGGAGCTTAGCTTAGCCTTCCATGCTCACATCGTCCTAAATCATGAAAGGTCGATTTTGTATTTATGGCCCTTTTGTCCATATTGTTTAGATGAAGCTTCAAGGTAGTTAATGTGATGTTCTTGGTGCTGAAGCCATTACTTGTTATGGCTGGCACTTTAATGTGCTCTCTACCCATCGATAAAAATGAAATTATCGTAAACTGAAGACATGACACATGGAAACTTCTGCTAGATATCTGGATGATAGGCTGTGATACCCTATTCTGTGTGATAGCAACACGATAGGTCCCAGCAATTTTGCAACTTTTGTAAAGTTCGTGACTATTGAGAAAGGTTCAAGTAAATAGGTTGGTACTGGAACCTAAAAAACATATTGAACGGCACTGCATTTGTGCGTGTCGGCAGTGTAATGTATGGTACCTTAAGGCGCAGCCGTGCACTGTACGATTACTCGCATTAATCAACTGCTTGTGGCTACCGATCTTGATCAGAGTACAACTACAGGTAGCTAGATTTCCAGTAACTTTCGTTCAGAATATGCTTTTTGGCGATTTCATCTATGGTAGTAGTTGGTAGCTGTTTCACTCTATTCTGCAGACTTTGTTGCAGTCGATCAGATTGCCCTGTCCTGAATTTCCACAGAGGCGTGATTCTGCAATGTACCCAAGGATCTATACCGTGCAAGCAAACGTACCACCTCAGCCGAAAGAGGGATAATTCTTCAGAAGAAACGCTTAAAAAATGGAGAAGATAGGATGGAATTGATGCGTGGGAATCACAAGACTGTTCATGAAATCCTGGTCCTGTTGCAACCCAAACGATCTTCCCCATCAGCACATTGCCAATGCCAAATGAAGCCTGATGATTCACCCGTTTCATCATTTTGCCTAGTGAGAAAGGATACAATCTAATCTCTTCATAGAGATGGTTATATTAATCTTTAGGCTGCCGGTGCCTTGCATTTGAAGCCGACATGTGCCTTGGGCAGTGACGCTGTGTTTCAACATGCACAAAAGGATGCCCATAGGCAGATTGTACGCGATTGTCGGAAACCCACTTATCATCACATGCAGCATTTGCAAGATTCATGGCATTGTTGAAACCGCTGGTTTTATGTTTCTTAAGCGCAATGacaagtgttttttttattaattcgaGTATCTTAGGCAACCCTTTGGTGGACCAACAAAAAATGGGGCCCCAGCCACACCCGTTCTTTGCTTGCTATGATGAGGTCATGATGCAATTTCACAAGGGGAGAAGTTTACATTATCCAAGCACTCTAGCTTGTGATAGACATGGTCCATCCTTAATTATAGTAAGGTAGCTTCACCCATATCAATTTCTTTACTTGTTGGGTGCTTGTTGGTTCTTGATTGGCTGGCTGTGTGCTCAAGGTTCCTTCAAAAGCAGTAAACCCACAATTTATTAGTATACCACGGTAAAAAACATTATATCATACGAGTTTGGTCTGCTTTTGTCTTCCCTGCCTCTGCGAATAACAACACAGCTAAAGTCATCTTATTTGAACATACATATTTTGCATGTCACAACAAGGCAAAAGTAAAAGCTAAAGGGGATAAACAAATCCTACGAGAATTGAATATATTCACATGGATACGGCATCATGCACAGGTAGACGCCTAGATGGTAGTGACCGGTGAACATTCTTTACAGGCAATCCTTGGCACATAGCCACATCTCATCTGTGATTCTTGATGATGAGAAGTCATCGTCCCAAAGAAAGGAATCCCCAAGGCATGGCCACTACCTTCACATGACCCTGTAGCCATATCATGCTTGGGCAACAGAGGCAGCAGGTCACACTAGTCACTCACGCACACAACTAGTAGTAGTACCTTCACATGCTTTGCTACTAGTTGTATGACCGTATACCTACTCCGATACAATCGAGTATTCGCTTACGTGGTTTTAAAAGATTTGTGTGGCAGCTATAGGCTATACGGCCCTTAGGCTTTAACATGTCCATGTGCCTTTGCTTTCACCAGGAGAagacgagaggagagagagcccCGCATTGCCATGCATTTGtcagaagaaaagaaggagAAAGTTACATGAGCCCATGCTATCTGGCTCCGATAGAGGCATACAACCACTGGGTTAAAGGGTAGGGGGCACTTGTATATATTGCTGTTTTGACTGTGATAAATGCCATCGCACACACCAGCTTTCAAATTTATGGACATGTTCTTTCAAACGTCCACAGGTTTGAAATTTGTGGCATATGGTGCCAGTTTTCCAgggtgtcccctctcctcctcctggtcATTGTCACGGCCGTCGCCGGGGTCAGTTGGGTCGCTGCCGGCTAAATGACAGGTGAAATGGAATGCAAAAGATGAATTAACAAACATCTGCTGTTGGGTTGGCGACGTAACGTCATGGCACCGATGCGTGCGGTGCCCGTCCCAGCATGTCACGGTGTCTGTCACGCACGCCCGCTGACAAGGAGAGGGGGGGCCGTCACGGCCAGCCCCAAGATTTTGTTTAAGATGACGAGATCCCAGTCGATTGGTCACATGGTCCAGCTCGCTGGATTACTCAGTTTGTAATCAATTCcccactagtagtagtagtagtagtagtctgAATCAAATCAATTGCCGTGGTATCCTACCTCTCCCAGCGGCTACGTAGTACGTACCGCCGTGTGCCCGTGTCCCCGCGTTGCAACCAACCTAGGAGTAGTAGAGAAAAACGGGGAAAACgccgctgctggctgctgcttcGGTGTTCCACCGCAAAGCCGAGCGGTGCGAGCGATTTCGCGAGGCGCGCGCGACGCGGGAGGCAAAAGAACGTGAGAAACGCAGCGCGATCGCGTCCCCGCCCGCACGATGGTTGGACGGATGGCGGGGCGGACGCTGTGCGCCAACGCGACGACGGAGCGCGAtcacgagagagaggagaggagaggctgcAACTTGCGTAGCGCCTTGATGAatgcgggggagaggaggcgtaAACGCGGGGCATGATTGCGGTGATATCTGCGGCGCACCAAGTCTCGTGACGTAATTTATAGCCAGATTTGGTGCACGCCTTGTACCAAAGCACCCCCATTAATCCCACCCCCACTGTCTTCGCCTGTTCCGTGCTGCAAGTACCACCCATTTTCGGGGGTCTACATTAATCACATGTTTAGTTATCACCCACAAAGCCACAACCAAAATTAAGTAAGCTGTGGCATTTATAAAAGTGTGACGAATAAATTGTTAATCACAAAGTGgggtaaaattaaatatatgatataGGGGacatctattaaaaatatgtaaCAGGTCATAATATAAACCAAATACACGTCTAGCAAGCTGTGACAGCTAAAAATGGGAAGTGGCAAAGTGTTCACAGTAACCAAAGTTTGGTACTAATTTTTCAACTTATAGTTTTTCGCGCATAATTTTCTCGAAGGGTTAAATGATatgttttctaaaaattatatactaaagttactttaaaaattatattaatttattttataattttttaagccaatatttaattaatcataatatACAGAGATTAGTTTCCAACCACATTTGCCGACACAGCCTAAGTTACCACACGGGAGCAGAGCAGAGGACAGAAGAAAACAGGCAGCAGCATCGGGGGACATGAGCCCGTAAGTACGTACAGTGAAAACGCCGGTTCccaattaaaattttattaccCATTAGCCCATGACGTGAAGTAACCAGGCAGCCCTTCGCCCGCGTTGGGacaggcgcggcgcggcgcggcacaGCATCCAGGCCCGGCaggcagcagcatcagcagctcGAGCCGCCCGCTCGCCTGCAAGAGCGCGAGCACATGCCTGCTTTGACACAGCAAAGACAACACCGGAAATTATGATGCCGCTTTGCACCAACGAATCGCGGTTTCCGATGCCACCACCGAGGCGTAGAAAAAACCGGTCTATTCCCCACGAGTCCATCGCGATGGCTATAGCTGATGCGTCCGACGTTTTTGCGccggaaaagagagagaaatc is part of the Oryza glaberrima chromosome 4, OglaRS2, whole genome shotgun sequence genome and encodes:
- the LOC127771622 gene encoding crossover junction endonuclease EME1, which codes for MASHAAVVEIIDDDDDVAAASTPPALHKRSHAVAAAAPDSPDAFSPSPPDPKRRQLAASTIVLDDTPTPPKRRPPPVAADRSASVVADTPRSFVPCSLRNRAIAGDTPDSVLPSPSFHLDAPDSATPGSDVPCSVGLDDIVPETPGFNSPRLARPPAVPGLTSPMTARKFSGVSCPISLDSDDELDDTVYRESLTRTPSNMAKPEHAIQPCTTSCTDKVENAKSTDKKDYSKSNVGYQTNNSACKNNGTTSYNQPPRANSPCEDSTLKEADPSINNHCPQEENALPIEERKKKQQEEKRLKKEKKAREIEEKKQKRLETKKQKEAMKAELAELKKLEKEKKKWESGKLATKCIVAEIDSSVIESGSVGGHLVQGFHEKGLCFRVTSNSIKGSILWKMQIPNEFTQDQASTSQVPYILFVLQAEEFCDLVSGGTLLDHVQKVRRQYPEFTICYVTNKLMSFIKRREQNQYNKATSNSNSWKRPPVEEALCKLATHYARVRSRHCTDEAEVTEHIVGLTYSLANCKFRKPLTWLSVHANGSNISKGCVDKDRIKKSAWLKSLVAIPGVSPGQAIAIEKKYPSMRSLLNVYMDDSKSVHEKEHLLEDLRLEGPLGDFKRRLGPACSKKVYTILMAQNGAAEVEVDRRGA